The following proteins come from a genomic window of Nitrospira sp.:
- a CDS encoding CgeB family protein, producing MSVFEANLREIAKQSPELAAALRAARGGRLEIRPAKSGHPTGFAQGRAIHSTYDPVKESTSWAAAQIVSCREGDVVLVFGIGLLYHVEALCKVLPPSIPLVVAVPDLVELHDACAVRAWGDWVRRVTWVWGTPHSMARRTMELGSSVRLMTYVPAARLHPDAHAAIEDSVRRSIAYAAGGQLRIAVVGPIYGGSLPVTRSVVTALESLGHHVDWIDHSEHAISYQALARLKDARHRQVMQNKFAEFLSQLTLVRIAERPPDLVLAMAQAPMTLPVLEHVRKKHFPTTMWFVENYRHLTYWQQMATGFDFWFVIQKGACLDAFRHAGAKEVHYLPMAADLAAHRTVSLTSNEMEEFGADVSFVGAGYANRREILPRLITPEWRFKVWGNEWDGATAVEPVLQRGGMRIDTETCIKVFNATTVNLNLHSHTGKGLDPEADFVNPRTFELAACGAFQLVDHRSHLGELFTQEEMATFRTVEELPQRIRAALHEADIRREMARAAFDRVVREHTYHHRMKELLTQVGMAQPDRIGTVLKGEREAAQLSRRCVDHPELVPLLKDFPVTQRVELEQVAERIRQRGPTATLSREELLVLMLDEYRAQTRDLV from the coding sequence ATGAGTGTGTTTGAAGCGAATCTTCGTGAAATCGCCAAACAATCACCGGAACTCGCGGCGGCGCTGCGTGCGGCAAGGGGTGGGCGACTCGAAATTCGACCGGCGAAATCGGGACACCCCACAGGTTTCGCGCAGGGCCGCGCCATCCACAGCACCTACGATCCAGTCAAAGAATCGACCTCTTGGGCAGCAGCTCAGATCGTGTCTTGCCGCGAGGGAGACGTCGTCCTCGTGTTCGGGATTGGTCTGCTCTATCACGTGGAGGCCCTCTGCAAAGTGCTTCCTCCATCCATTCCCCTCGTGGTGGCTGTTCCCGACTTGGTCGAATTGCATGACGCCTGTGCGGTGAGGGCATGGGGAGATTGGGTCAGGCGTGTGACCTGGGTGTGGGGAACGCCTCATTCCATGGCCAGGCGTACGATGGAACTCGGATCTTCCGTGAGGCTCATGACCTATGTGCCGGCTGCCCGATTACATCCCGATGCGCATGCCGCGATCGAGGACAGTGTGCGACGCTCTATCGCCTATGCTGCTGGCGGTCAGCTTCGAATTGCCGTTGTTGGTCCGATTTATGGGGGCTCTCTTCCGGTCACCAGATCGGTTGTGACGGCTCTGGAATCACTCGGCCATCACGTCGATTGGATCGACCATAGTGAGCACGCTATCAGTTACCAGGCGCTGGCGCGTTTGAAGGATGCCCGTCACCGGCAGGTGATGCAAAACAAGTTCGCCGAATTTCTCAGCCAGTTGACTCTCGTGCGGATCGCGGAACGTCCGCCGGATCTGGTCTTGGCCATGGCCCAGGCGCCGATGACCCTGCCGGTTCTCGAACATGTTCGGAAGAAGCATTTTCCGACCACCATGTGGTTCGTCGAGAACTACCGCCATCTGACGTACTGGCAACAGATGGCGACGGGCTTCGACTTCTGGTTCGTGATTCAAAAAGGGGCATGCCTAGATGCATTCCGTCATGCGGGGGCCAAGGAAGTTCATTATCTCCCCATGGCGGCGGACCTCGCGGCACACAGGACGGTGTCGCTCACTTCGAATGAGATGGAGGAATTCGGAGCCGACGTGTCATTTGTCGGCGCAGGTTATGCGAATCGAAGGGAGATTCTTCCTCGATTGATCACACCCGAATGGCGATTCAAAGTGTGGGGAAACGAATGGGATGGGGCCACCGCAGTCGAACCCGTCTTGCAACGAGGGGGAATGCGGATAGACACCGAGACCTGCATCAAAGTCTTCAACGCCACAACCGTCAATCTTAACTTGCACTCGCATACCGGCAAAGGACTCGATCCTGAAGCCGATTTCGTCAATCCCCGAACATTCGAGTTGGCAGCGTGCGGAGCCTTTCAACTTGTCGATCACCGCTCGCACCTCGGTGAACTGTTCACTCAAGAAGAGATGGCGACATTCCGAACGGTCGAGGAACTGCCGCAGCGCATCCGCGCAGCGCTCCATGAAGCGGACATTCGAAGAGAGATGGCACGGGCAGCGTTCGATCGTGTGGTACGTGAGCACACGTACCACCATCGAATGAAAGAACTTTTGACCCAGGTCGGCATGGCTCAGCCCGATCGCATCGGAACCGTCCTAAAGGGGGAGCGTGAAGCGGCGCAGCTTAGTCGGCGATGCGTCGATCATCCAGAACTTGTCCCATTGCTCAAGGATTTTCCCGTTACTCAACGGGTGGAGCTCGAACAGGTGGCCGAGCGCATCCGGCAGCGTGGACCGACGGCGACATTGTCCCGAGAAGAGTTGTTGGTTCTCATGCTGGACGAATATCGAGCGCAGACACGAGATCTTGTATGA
- a CDS encoding heptosyltransferase family protein: protein MASLIVQLARLGDLLQTLPAITSLTARYAGERFDLLCASTLTDIVLLFPGTVRAVPWEADQWQQWALGWTNSPDSTMTAAQDHIHQLAAQTYDTVYNLNQHPRAILAAHLLGRRVVGPGSAGPLSGNLPPWGTYLRKVARERSANHVHLADAFCGLCGVMPPGRVPRITPPVSELPGSLERVGDPRYHWVAVIIGAGDLARCLPPAIWARWITALLNAHTAVRVVLIGSSDEIGRSRAIQETLSPLLWGRVWDATGRTNLLQLALLLSRCHWTIGSDTGPLHLAAAVGCRTLGLYFARARVHETGPYGDQHWVWQASIFAPDTWPIDESLDFIVAQTSVPQLTECTGWQLWEGHVDAWGMSYSCPGQSNVSVDDRMAVWKRCMSTDDRENVLL, encoded by the coding sequence ATGGCATCACTGATCGTGCAGCTGGCGAGGCTTGGGGACCTGCTTCAGACACTTCCGGCCATCACTTCGTTGACGGCCCGATATGCCGGCGAGCGATTTGATCTGCTCTGCGCCTCAACGTTGACCGATATCGTGTTGTTGTTCCCCGGAACGGTAAGAGCCGTTCCATGGGAGGCGGATCAGTGGCAACAGTGGGCGTTAGGTTGGACCAATTCTCCCGATTCAACGATGACGGCAGCGCAAGACCACATACATCAACTGGCCGCGCAGACCTACGATACCGTGTACAACCTCAATCAGCATCCCCGTGCCATTTTGGCGGCGCATTTGCTCGGCAGACGGGTTGTCGGACCGGGCTCCGCCGGACCGTTATCTGGGAATCTTCCGCCTTGGGGTACTTATCTCAGAAAAGTCGCCAGAGAGCGGAGTGCAAATCATGTCCACCTCGCCGATGCCTTCTGCGGTTTGTGTGGCGTCATGCCCCCTGGGAGAGTGCCTCGAATTACTCCTCCTGTTTCCGAGCTTCCAGGAAGTCTAGAGAGAGTTGGCGATCCTCGGTATCACTGGGTGGCTGTGATCATAGGAGCCGGAGACCTTGCCCGCTGCCTGCCCCCTGCGATTTGGGCACGATGGATCACTGCACTTCTGAACGCCCATACTGCCGTCCGTGTGGTTCTTATCGGAAGCAGTGATGAAATCGGACGCAGCCGTGCCATTCAAGAGACCCTTTCGCCGTTATTGTGGGGGCGTGTTTGGGATGCAACGGGTCGTACGAATCTGCTGCAACTGGCCCTGCTGCTTTCCCGCTGCCATTGGACGATCGGCAGCGATACGGGCCCTCTGCATCTTGCTGCCGCTGTCGGGTGCCGAACGCTCGGTCTATATTTTGCGCGTGCGCGTGTTCATGAAACCGGTCCGTATGGAGACCAACATTGGGTCTGGCAGGCGTCGATATTTGCCCCGGACACCTGGCCGATCGACGAAAGTCTCGATTTCATCGTCGCCCAGACGAGTGTCCCACAATTGACCGAGTGTACCGGATGGCAGTTATGGGAGGGGCATGTCGATGCGTGGGGAATGAGTTACTCTTGCCCTGGCCAATCGAATGTCTCCGTCGACGATCGAATGGCCGTCTGGAAACGCTGCATGTCGACGGACGATCGGGAGAACGTCCTGCTATGA